The Prevotella sp. E2-28 genome includes the window ACAAATGGCAATAAGAATTGTTGGAGTAGATTTGCCCCAGAATAAGCGTGGCGAAATCGCATTGACCTATATCTATGGTATTGGTCGAAGTAGTTCAGCAAAGATATTGGATAAGGCAGGCGTCAGCCGCGACCTGAAGGTCAGCGAGTGGAATGACGATCAGGCAGCCAAGATCCGTGAAATTATCGGCGCTGAATTCAAAGTAGAAGGTGATCTCCGCAGTGAGATCCAGTTGAATATTAAGCGACTGATGGATATTGGTTGCTATCGTGGAGTCCGTCACCGTAATGGTCTTCCCGTTCGCGGTCAGAGCACCAAGAACAATGCTCGTACTCGTAAGGGTAAGAAGAAGACTGTTGCAAACAAGAAGAAGGCCACAAAGTAAAGTTTAACGTTTAAGGTTTAAAGTTTAAAGTTATGGCAAAGAAAACAGTCGTTTCTAAAAAAAGGAACGTGAAGGTAACAGCCATTGGCCAGTTGCACGTTCACAGTTCTTTCAATAACATTATCGTTTCGTTGGCTAATGACGAGGGTCAGGTGATTTCATGGTCATCAGCTGGTAAGATGGGCTTCCGTGGTTCTAAGAAGAACACTCCTTATGCTGCTCAGATGGCTGCAGAGGATTGCGCAAAGGTTGCTTTTGACCTTGGTCTGCGCAAGGTGAAGGCTTACGTGAAGGGTCCTGGTAACGGTCGTGAATCTGCTATCCGTGCCGTACACGGTGCAGGTATCGAGGTTATCGAGATTGTAGACGTTACACCACTGCCACACAATGGCTGCCGTCCTCCAAAGCGTCGTCGTGTATAATGAATGACGTAATAACGAATTAACGTAATAACGAAACATTATTTTTGAATTATGGCAAAGTATATTGGACCGAAATCTAAAATTGCACGCCGTTTTGGTGAACCCATCTTCGGCGCCGACAAAGTTTTGTCTAGGAGAAACTTCCCTCCTGGACAGCATGGCAATAACCGCCGCCGCAAGCAGTCGGAGTATGCTGTCATGCTGGCAGAGAAGCAGAAAGCCAAGTACACGTATGGAGTGCTTGAGCGCCAGTTCCGCATCTTGTTTGAGAAAGCCGCTAAGGCTGAAGGTATCACCGGTGAGGTGCTGCTTCAGTTGCTGGAGTGCCGTCTCGACAATGTTGTGTTCCGTCTGGGTCTTGCTCCTACCCGTGCCGCTGCCCGTCAGTTGGTAGGTCATCGTCACATCGTTGTTGACGGTAAGGTAGTAAACATCCCTTCATACTCTGTGAAAGCAGGTCAGGTAATCGGTGTTCGTGAGAAATCTAAGTCTCTCGAAGTTATCGGTGATGCACTGGCTGGATTCAATCACAGCAAATATCCCTGGATCGAGTGGGATGAGTCACAGAAGGCAGGTAAGTTCTTACACCGTCCTGATCGTGCAGACATCCCCGAGAGCATTAAGGAGCAGTTAATCGTTGAGTTGTACTCTAAGAACTAAATCATTGAATTAATGGCGATATTAGCATTTCAAAAACCCGATAAAGTGGTAATGTTGGAAGCCAACGAGCGTTTCGGCAAGTTCGAATTTCGTCCGTTGGAGCCGGGCTTCGGTGTAACTATCGGTAACGCCCTGCGCCGCATACTCCTTTCATCGCTTGAGGGCTATGCTATCAATACCATTCGTATTGCTGGTGTTGAGCATGAGTTCTCATCCGTTCCTGGTGTAAAGGAAGATGTGACCAACATTATCTTGAACCTGAAGCAAGTTAGGTTCAAGCAAGTAGTTGAAGAATTCGAGAACGAGAAAGTCAGCATCACCGTTGAGAATTCTACCGAGTTCAAGGCCGGTGATATCGGCAAGTATCTGACTGGATTTGAAGTGTTAAATCCCGATTTGGTGATTTGTCATCTCGACTCTAAAGCTTCAATGCAGATAGATCTGACCATTAATAAAGGTCGTGGATATGTTCCTTCTGATGAGAACCGTGAGTTCTGCACAGATGTGAATGTTATTCCCATTGATTCTATCTACACTCCTATCCGTAACGTAAAGTTCGCAGTAGAGCCATTCCGTGTTGAGCAGAAGACCGACTACGATAAGCTCGTACTCGAAGTTACAACGGATGGTTCCATTCACCCAAAGGATGCCTTGAAGGAGGCTGCTAAAATCCTTATCTATCACTTCATGCTCTTCTCTGACGAGAAGATTACCCTTGAGACTAACGATGTTGAGGGTAATCAGGAGTTTGATGAGGAGGTACTGCACATGCGTCAGCTGCTGAAGACTAAGCTCGTTGACATGAACCTCTCTGTTCGTGCATTGAACTGCCTGAAGGCTGCCGATGTTGAGACCCTTGGCGATCTCGTACAGTACAACAAGACTGACCTCTTGAAGTTCCGCAACTTTGGTAAGAAATCGCTCACTGAGCTTGATGATTTGCTCGAGAGTCTGAATCTGTCGTTTGGAACCGATATTTCAAAGTATAAACTGGACAAGGAATAATTGCCCAATAAAAGTAAAAACAAACAATGAGACATAATAAGAAATTCAACCATCTCGGTCGTACTGCATCGCATCGCGCTTCCATGCTTGCCAACATGGCCATTTCGCTGATCATGCACAAAAGAATCACTACGACCGTGGCCAAGGCAAAGGCCCTCAAGAAGTATGTTGAGCCCCTGATCACTAAGGCTAAGGAAGACTCAACTAACTCACGTCGTGTAGTATTCAGCTACCTTCAGAACAAGGAAGCTATCAAGGAACTCTTCTCTACTGTAAGTGAGAAGGTAGGTGACCGTCCCGGTGGATACACCCGTATTATTAAGCTGGGTACCCGTCAGGGTGACGCCGCTCAGATTTGCTTCATCGAGCTCGTAGACTTCGATCCCGAAATGGCAAAGACTGAGACCAAGAAGAAGGCTACTCGTCGTTCACGCAAGGCTACTAAGGCCGAGGCTCCTGCTCAGGAGGCTCCTAAGGCTGAGGAAGTTGCTGCAGAGGAGGTTGCTGCTGAGGCACCCGCAGCCGAAGAGGCTCCGAAGGCTGAATAAGGTTTCGATAAACGAGAATCCTAATATGAGAGTCCGTACCGTTTTGGTGCGGACTTTTTTTTGTATTTTGTGCTTAAAAAGCCCTGTTTTAGGCACTTTTTCCTTTGTTTGATACAAAAATAAAACTAAATGTGACATCCGAAAAACATTGTTTTTCTATTTCTTCCTATCTTTGCACCGTTAATTACCAATAAACAGTAAAGCCAGTAGAACAATAATTATAAACCATATTTAATTACTAAATTTATTAACCCTAAAAAACCAAAACGTATGAAGAATTTTTTTACACTTATTGCAGGCATGCTGCTTGTAAGTAGTGGTGCGTTTGCACAAACAAAGTGGACTAACGTTACCCCGAACGGCGATTTTGAGGGTACGCAAGATCCTAAGTGGTCAAGTTTCTGGTGTCACGACTGGCGCAAGAATGTTGAGTTTGATGCCGAGAGTGGACAGAAGTATGACAATGATGATCCCGAGAATGGACAATTCCAAGGTTTTGCTGAAGTTGTAGTTGACCCTGCAAATCCTAATAACCACTGTGCTCATGTCTATGTTCGTAGTGCAGCTGAAGCTGCTGAAGCAGGTAATGCCGTCATGGCTGATGGTAATTTAGCAGGTTGGGATACACAGTTCTTTATCTATGCGAAGGTTGATGAGGCAATTCCTGCTGGTAAGATGGTTCGTTTTTCTATGAAGGTTAAGGCTGATACAATTGCCAAGGCAGGTACTCAGGCTCATGCTTTCCCTGGAAATTACAACCACTGGGCTATGGTAGGTGATGTGAATTTCACTACTGAATGGGCTACTTTTACTTGGGAAGGTATTCTTTCTTCCGATCAAGCTCCTGCTGATAAGGGCTTCTTGTCTATTGCTCTGAACCTGGCTGATACAAAAACTGGTTATGATGCCTATTTTGATGATATTAAATTGGAAATCAAGGATCAGGGTGAGCCCGAGCCATTTGCTGGTTGGCTGAATTTCTTGAGAAAGGGTACGTTGAGTGCTGATAAGATTCAGAACTATACCACCTTTACTAGTCGTGATGGTATAACTGCTAATGCACCTGGAGATGAAAAGGATCAGCCAGCTCGAATCGTTAATGATCCGGATGACGGGCAGCCCGCAATGGTAGTTACTACTGTTGCTTATAATTATCATAGCATTGATAGTATCAAACCAATTTATGAGGTTGACGAGGTTACGGGTGATACGTTGATAGATGGTGATACAGGTGAACCTATTCAAAAAATTGATGACGAGACGGGTGAGCCTGCTTGGGAAACCCAAGAGAATAACTGGTGTATTGTTGCACCTGGCGATACCATTAAGCAGATTGATGACTGGACGACTCAGTTCTTTGTAACTATTCCTCATAAGTTTGTTACCAACCAGAAGTATAAGCTGGTGTTCTCAGTCCGTGCGGATAAGCCTACCACTCTTGATACTCAGGCGCATATTATGCCTGGTGGATATGTTCACTATAACTTCTGCGGTTCTATTGATGTAACTGAGGACTGGCATACATATACTTTCGGTACCGATGATCAAGAAGATGAAGAGAATGCTGCAAAGATCGCTTCTGAATGTAACGGTTGCCAGACAATTGCCTTCAACTGTAATAAGACTAAGGATGATGGCTCAGAAAACAATATCTACTTCCGTTTCGAGGAGTTCTCATTCAACAAGGCTGACGTGACAGATAGTGAGCGTGTACTTGGTTCTGAGAGCGTAACTCTGCCTTTGGGTGATGCTAAGGATTCAGAGGTAACCGGTAAGATTGACATGAATGAGGGCTTTAAGGTTCTTGAACTTTCAGATGTAGCTGCCGTTGCAGCAAATAATGTTCTGCTAAAGGACGTGGAGGTTGATCCTGAGGATCAGTCAGAAGAAGAAGTCTTTGATATTGTTCAGTTAACTTCTGGTGCATTCATCAATGCAAAGGGTAATAATACAGAGGATACTGAGAATGTGATTGTGCTTGAGGCTACTGACGAGTCTGCAGATGGTGTTATGGCAATCAAGGTTACCAATTGGGATATCCAGGTTGAGGAAGGCAAGAACGTAGAGACCAAGTTGGTTCTTGAGAATGGCGACTGGCGTTACCTCTACAATATCACATTCGTATCAGAGGAAACTTACACTGGTATCAATGAGATGACCACTGCTCCTAAGGCAAATGTTATCTACGACCTGATGGGCCGTCAGCTGACAAAGGTTGCTAAGGGCTTGTACATCATGAACGGTAAGAAAGTTCTTGTTAAGTAAGGACTTCCTATCATATAAACAAAACGGCTTCCATTGAAACAATGGGAGCCGTTTTTTATTATAAATGATGAATCGGTGATTACCTGCCCTTCATTATTGATTAAAGATAGTCCGATGTGTGCGGACTCTTTGTCCGTTCGCAGCGGATTCTTAGTCCGTCCGTAGCGGACTCTCAGTCCGCGCCCCAACGTACGGGCTTTTTAATCTATTTATTTCATGAATGCCTTCCTTCCATTTTCAATATAGATGCCATGATATGCATTCATGTTTTGGATGCGTCGGCCTTGAAGATCGTAGGCTGCTGATGTCTTGTAACTCTGGATCTGATGAATACCATTGGTATCATTTTCTTTGGTCAGCAAGCGCAGATTGTCGAGGTAAAGCAGCGTGTTGTTGGCCGCACCGGCACTGGCTGATGTCTTGAAACCTAACGAGAAGGTGACAGACTGCTCGCTGTCCAGTTCAAAGTCGTAGAAGAGTTGCTGCCAACTGTTCTTTTCCGTGGGGTAGCGATAGTCGGTCTTTGTGCCAATTTTAATGCCAGTGAGTGATGTACAGGTGTTGTTGCCACTAGTAGAAACAACCTTGCCGTTGTTAGACGTCAGGTTAGGACATTCCATGCGGGTATCAATTAACAGACGGTATTGACCGGCAGGTAACGTGACACTCTGCGTGATGGCATTAGAACCGGAATCCCAGGAGTTCAGTACCGTTAGTACACGACTGCCGCAGGTCTCATCAGAAACAGGACGGGAACAGCGCGCAGCATAGTTGCCTACAGCTTTTGGACTGACACAATATTGTGTCATGCTGTAGGGCATAGAGTACATACGGCAGAAATTGGAACCGCCACTGAGCGTATTACCAGCTGTCCATCCTTTTACAGGCAGGATATTCGGCCATTTCGAGTTGGTTGCTGCTACTGTGTTAACGTAACAAGGATTAAAGGTTCCTGCATCACAAGTAGCATTTCCATCAGCCTTACCGTAGGTCTCGTCCTCTTCGAATGAGGCATTGACTAATGTCTCGTTGGTTATTTCCTTGTAGCCTTCTGTGAGGTTCTCGGCAGTTTCTTCAGGAAACCCGGTTGCTTCCTCGACCAGAAGCTCGCCTCCACGGATAGAAACCTTTAGAACTTTTGTGCTTAGTTCAATTTGCTTGGATAATTTGTTGCCATTGTCAAGGGCATTTACTGTGACGGGATTCTGTCCCTTGATTTGGTTGAGCAGATAGATAACATTATCGTCATCCTTATCCTGTACAGCCTCTAAGCCTGTGCCTTCAATGAAGAAACGTAGCACATTGCTCACAGAGTGGTTCTCCTCAGCCAGGAAGGCCGCTGTAGAACCTGTAGAGCTAATCTGTGTACGAACGCTGAATACTGGGCATCCCTGTTGTGTACGTAAATCTGCAATCTGGCATTTTTGGTCGCTGGCAAAGTTGCTGAGTAGCAGATAGCCTGTCTGGTCGGGGTCGAAAGCTATTACGCCATTCCAACCTTCAGGTGTGCTCAGTTGGCCTATCTTTTCAGCCATCTGTCCTGTCGTGGTGGCATCCATATTACTATAGTAGGCCACGGCCCGTCTGGCTACTGCCTCGCCAGCCTTCACTGAGTGACTTTGGTCGCTGTAGAGCGTATAGAGTTTAGCCGTCATCACCGAGTTGTTGTTTGCCTTTTCGCCAAAAGCGAACTGCCTGTAGGCCGGCGTGACGATGCCGACGGCATTGTCGATGTTAATCCAATTGCCGTCCATCTTTGTCAATGTGGCGCCATCCAATTTGCAATCACCTGCTGAGGTATAGAACGTGCGCTTGGTCTTTGTCAGTTCGTCCACGCTAATGGCCATGAGTCCACCTTTCTCAGCCGTGATTGTAACATCCTGATTCGCGCGTACATAATCTATATATATGACAGCATTGCCAGGTGTAGAATAAATGGCGAAACGGTTGTTGAGTGCACCGTCGTTAGTGTTCAGTTCTCCGTTCATCACGT containing:
- the rpsM gene encoding 30S ribosomal protein S13 → MAIRIVGVDLPQNKRGEIALTYIYGIGRSSSAKILDKAGVSRDLKVSEWNDDQAAKIREIIGAEFKVEGDLRSEIQLNIKRLMDIGCYRGVRHRNGLPVRGQSTKNNARTRKGKKKTVANKKKATK
- the rpsK gene encoding 30S ribosomal protein S11; translation: MAKKTVVSKKRNVKVTAIGQLHVHSSFNNIIVSLANDEGQVISWSSAGKMGFRGSKKNTPYAAQMAAEDCAKVAFDLGLRKVKAYVKGPGNGRESAIRAVHGAGIEVIEIVDVTPLPHNGCRPPKRRRV
- the rpsD gene encoding 30S ribosomal protein S4 encodes the protein MAKYIGPKSKIARRFGEPIFGADKVLSRRNFPPGQHGNNRRRKQSEYAVMLAEKQKAKYTYGVLERQFRILFEKAAKAEGITGEVLLQLLECRLDNVVFRLGLAPTRAAARQLVGHRHIVVDGKVVNIPSYSVKAGQVIGVREKSKSLEVIGDALAGFNHSKYPWIEWDESQKAGKFLHRPDRADIPESIKEQLIVELYSKN
- a CDS encoding DNA-directed RNA polymerase subunit alpha, whose amino-acid sequence is MAILAFQKPDKVVMLEANERFGKFEFRPLEPGFGVTIGNALRRILLSSLEGYAINTIRIAGVEHEFSSVPGVKEDVTNIILNLKQVRFKQVVEEFENEKVSITVENSTEFKAGDIGKYLTGFEVLNPDLVICHLDSKASMQIDLTINKGRGYVPSDENREFCTDVNVIPIDSIYTPIRNVKFAVEPFRVEQKTDYDKLVLEVTTDGSIHPKDALKEAAKILIYHFMLFSDEKITLETNDVEGNQEFDEEVLHMRQLLKTKLVDMNLSVRALNCLKAADVETLGDLVQYNKTDLLKFRNFGKKSLTELDDLLESLNLSFGTDISKYKLDKE
- the rplQ gene encoding 50S ribosomal protein L17, with protein sequence MRHNKKFNHLGRTASHRASMLANMAISLIMHKRITTTVAKAKALKKYVEPLITKAKEDSTNSRRVVFSYLQNKEAIKELFSTVSEKVGDRPGGYTRIIKLGTRQGDAAQICFIELVDFDPEMAKTETKKKATRRSRKATKAEAPAQEAPKAEEVAAEEVAAEAPAAEEAPKAE